The Arthrobacter sp. OAP107 DNA segment CATCGCAGAGGAGGGCGCCGTCGTCGTCCCCTGCCTCCGGCCGGTGATCAGAGGTGAGCCGGACCAGCCGCGCCACCTCCTCGACGTCGGCCGGCGGGAGACCGGCCTGGGCGAGCCGGAGCTCGGCGAGCCGGGCGGATTCCTCCTCGTCCTGGCCCGCCACACCCCGGTAGACGGCGTCATGGAACCACGCCGCCAGGACCACGGTACGCGGCGGCCGGGCAGGTTCGGTGAGCAGGTCCAGGGCCTCCAGCACGGCGAGCAGGTGGGTGCAGCCGTGATACCTGCGGTGGCCCTCGCTCCAGCGGTCCAGCAGGTCCAGGAACAGGGCGTCATGGCCCGGCATCACCGTGTTCCAGCGGTTGAGCAGGGGAGTCTTGAGGGACTTCGTGCGGCTGCGGGCCGGGATCCGGAGCCCGCTGGCGATGAGTTTCCGGACCAGGACCCGCGCCTCCACCGGGACGGCGCCCGCGGTCACCAGATCGTCATAGCGGCGCTGCGGCACGTCGTAGTGGTCGCCGTCGAAAGCCCGCTCAGGGATGCCCACGGCAGCGGCGAAGGCGTGGAGTTCCGTCAGGGACGTGTCCGAAATCAGGTGCGAAAACAGTGTGTCGTGGGCAGGCCAAAGCGGCGGATCGAGGTAGACGGCCATGGGGAGATTCTAAGCGCAGGACGGCATTGCCTGCTGAGGGCCGTGGAGACTACCTATGTCCGATCTCGAAGCTGTCCGTGAAGGTGTAGCCGTCCGCGGGAACGAACCGTGCTGACAGCCGGTCCCGAGTGACCGTCACGTCGAGGGTGCCGAGGGCGGCGTCGCGGTTTTTTCCTGACCAGGCAGCAAAGTAGGGGGACTCGGGGTCCTCGCCGTTGACGTCATAAAGCCCCACGCCGCCGGTACCCACGGTGGCGAACACGGTTCCGGCACCCTGAACCATGGCGTTGTCAGCGTCGGCGAGGCAGCCTCCGGAAAAGCTGTCCGGCACCAGCACCGGGCAATCCTGGCGCCGCCCCAACTGATGGCTCCGCTGGTAAATGTGGTCGTGACCCGTCAGCACCAGGTCCGCCTTCTTGTCGACGAGCAGGTTGGTGAAGTCACGCCCGGCCTGGCAGCCGTACTTGCCCACGCTCAGGCACGGTGTGTGCATGCCGACGACGGTCCATGG contains these protein-coding regions:
- a CDS encoding DUF4031 domain-containing protein; translated protein: MAVYLDPPLWPAHDTLFSHLISDTSLTELHAFAAAVGIPERAFDGDHYDVPQRRYDDLVTAGAVPVEARVLVRKLIASGLRIPARSRTKSLKTPLLNRWNTVMPGHDALFLDLLDRWSEGHRRYHGCTHLLAVLEALDLLTEPARPPRTVVLAAWFHDAVYRGVAGQDEEESARLAELRLAQAGLPPADVEEVARLVRLTSDHRPEAGDDDGALLCDADLSVLGGEPEPYARYVAAVREDYAHIGDADFAAGRAAVVRQLLALDPLFHTERARKLWLDAARRNLQGELA